CCCGACTTGACGGCTTTAGATTGCCAAATTTCCTCTGCAATTTCCAGAAAATCCTTCGACGCGTTTGGCTCTAACTCAAAGGACTGAATGAGCGCACGATCTTTTACATCGAAAGAGTCCGGTGCGATGCTCATCGCCACATCACCCGCACTCACAATCGAGGTGAAGGACTCTCCTAAGTAGGGACGAATCAAATACAGCATGTCGTCTTTGACTTGAGCCACATAAAACGCGATCCCATGTAAGTTGACGGCATCATCTCCCATAAAGGAAAAGTCACAGTTCTCTATAATCGGCCCCTTACGAGCATATGCATAATTAAACCCATCAGCGGAAATAGAGAGCAAGCGCGGCACCTCGGCTCCCTCAGGCATGGGGCCGCGTTCGATTGTGTATGAGAAATAATTATCTCCATCCATGAAGCGTGAAATCACACCAATCGAAGGCAGGCTCCACATGGTCACTTCCTTCAGAGTGATATTCTCCCCTCTCTCAATACGAATACCACGTGAGTTTCTAAAATCGAGAACGATGTAATCGCCAACATTCAGAGTCTTCAACGTTGCCATCTTTCCGCTAGAGAATTGCAAGCGTCCCTCTCTAGGATTGATCGCTTCTGCTTTTTGCGCATACATAACGGGTGTGTCTTTTTTCCAATTCAGCGTCTCTGGTGAAAATGCAAACGCTCGGCCACTCAAATAATGCGGCGCCAGATCCGGATAACCGTCATGAACTTTAAAGGTAACAACGCCACTCTTACGATCCAAGGTCTCAATAGTGCCTTGAGTAAAACCAAGTGGATTTGAATCCAAGGTTAGGGACTCTAGCGTCAATCCATCGCAATCAGTCGCGAGAATACCACAATCCCGGAGATTGGTAAAAACGAGTGTCGTGTCGTCGCCCCGAATCGTAAAGTCCTTGAACCCCTCCAAGCGCAGGACCTGATCGAGCGAGTGCTCGCCTGTGGGAAGCAGCACCTCGCGCTCTCCACGGGCAACCGCACTATTGATCGTTTGTTGAATATCTATCGCGCTAGATGTGAGCATACAGGTAAAGAAAGTCGTGAGGCAGCAAACGAAGGCTTTAAGACAGACAGAGCGTCCGAACGCCTTCAAAGATAAGCGAGACATCGTTCCGATTTGTTGGAGGGATAATTGCATATTAAAAGTCGTATTCATTATATTTGAGCAGGGATATGAGAGCCAAAACTAAATTGTGTCGAAGGGATCAAATTGCCTGCGGCCGCATGTGCACGATCCATTTCGTGACGAATATCTGCGCCTGCAATCGATTGAAGCGTGTCTTTATTTTTCCAGGCAAGCGCCGCTGCAGTACCCGCAGCCTCACCTAAGCCCATACAGGTCGGCATCACCCGAAAGCTGCCCGCGGCCTCATGGGTGGCACTAATGCAACGCCCCGCCGCCGCGACATTCTCCAAATCTACTGGCAGCTGACATTCCCAGGGAATACCATAAATACTGCCATTATCTTCATACTGTGTCCCAGTGCCTTCAGTGGAATGAACATCGATCGGATAGGCACAAAGCATGACACTACTTTCAGGGATACGCGCCGAGCGCACATCATCTTCAGTTAAAGTATAGCGTCCGACAATCCGGCGTGACTCACGCACCCCAACTTGCGGTCCGGTTTGATAGAGATAGACATTTTCAAAACCAGGAATGTATTTACGGAAGAAGGCGACCAGCTCTTGGGCTTGACGCCGGCCTTCCACTTCAGCGCGAGTCGTTTCCATCGCATTACACGAGCTCAGCCCACTAATACGTGTACCATTCACTGTAATGCGCGACGGATCGTGCGGCATTGACCAAAACAGCGCGACATTCTCACGTGGGATCGACCACTCCCCTGCGCTGCGAGCGAGCGAAACCTGCGCGGCATATTGATCCCCTTCCGCCACGTAGCGACCTTCAATCAAACGCCGTCCCGATGCCGCCCATGCCTGTGGATCAAAACCACCCATTTGCACCACCATAGTCATCGGCTGAGTCGCGCCACTGGATTGATTACCATGGAAAAGGCCCGCCCCCGCCATGGCCGATGGGTCTGCATCGCCAGTCGCATCAATCAAATAACGACAGCGAATGCGCACACGGGAACCTTTACTTAAAAATTCAGCTACCCACAGATCTTTCTCTCGATAGACATTCGATAAAATCGAGTGATACAGCAGCTTGCCCCCTGCCTTGAGAATCGCCTGCTCCATCCCAAGCTTACAGACCTCCGGCTCATAATAGTCTGCTTGTGTGTGGGCATCATAGTAGTGCGACTTCATATCAATCAGTTGCTGCCTAAATGAACGGTAGACAGGTGAGGAAAGGTCCACATCGACGCCTAAATGATTTAAGTAGCAACTCAGCCCAGCGGCCGTCCCCATGCCTCCCAGAAAACCATGCCGATCGGCGACAATGGTCTCACAACCACCACGTAGAGCAGCACTTGCAGCTCCAAAACCAGCAGGCCCACCACCGACGACGAGACAAGGGATCTCTAACTCCAAAACGGATAAATTCATACAGAGAATTGAGGCCCCTCCACATATTCGAGACAAGGGCATAGCCTAGCCACAGGAGAAGTGTGTTTCGCATTTGGAACAGGCGGCAAGGATGGAATTGCCTTTTCTCGCACACAAAGCTGCAATCACACGATGCCCCCAATAGTTCGCAAGCAAACCCCACTCACCCAAGGAATCGCAGCCGTGCGACTCATGGTCGACGCAGGCCACTCCCTCGGCGTCACCAACATAGCCAAGGCCCTGGAAATGCCCAAGTCTTCCGTCCATCGCTTACTCCAGTCGCTATGCGAGATCGGCTTTGTACAACAACTACCAACAGGTAACTACACACTCTCTCCAGACATATTTGAATTCGTGCATGAAATTGCCCTTCACTACGGTAAAAACCTAAAACTAGACGCACATATCCGTAAAGCGGCCAGTCAGCATAACTGTAGCGTCTACATCAGCATGCTAGGTAAACGTGACACATATACGATCTGCGCCGCTGGTGAAGAAGGTAACACCACGCGTCTAGGCCTGCATACTCCAGCCTACTCTTCTTCCGTCGGGAAAGTCCTCATTTCCTACATGGATCCAAGCCAATGGCTCAATTACGCACCACAGGTCGATCAGCCTGAGCAGTCACTCCAGCCAGCTCAAACAACGCCCTATACTATCTTAGACCCCAATGTATTTCTGACGGAACTCAAGCAAGTCAGCGAGCAACGCGTCGCCTGGAATATTCGAGAATCGGATAGCGACTATGCATCCATAGCCATGGCACTAAGAGAACCCTTCATACAACTACCACGACTGGCCGTCGCTCTCGTATTTCCCTACGAGGATTTCAAGAACCGCGACCGCAAAGAACTCGCCGCTCAACTCGCCAAGATCGTCAAAGAAATGGAATGTGAGCTAGGTTCACGCTAAGTCCGCTTTAAGCGCAAAAAAGCGGCCACCCAAAAAGGGTGGCCGCTGTGTTTTAAAGCCTTCGCTTTAGATCAGTTCAGATCGAGCTTAGAGAGCTTCTGGACCAGTCTCGTCGGTGCGGATACGTGTCGCGCTTTCGACGGGAATGATGAAGACCTTACCATCGCCGATCTTGCCAGTCTTGGCGGCTTTGACGATCGCTTCGGTCGTCTTTTCCGCGTCGGCATCGTCAACAACGATTTCGATCATTACCTTAGGCAAGAAATCAACTGTGTATTCACTGCCACGGTAGATTTCGGTGTGGCCTTTCTGGCGACCGAAACCTTTGACTTCCGTGACGGTCATACCTTCGATGCCGATGTCTGCGAGAGCTTCTTTGACCTCTTCAAGTTTGAAGGGCTTGATGACTGCTTTTACCAATTTCATAGTATTATGTAATCTGTGGTTATTTTTGTTAATTGGCTAGGCGAAACTTAGCGTGAGCTGTTTGCGAAGTCAGGATAGGCTTCTTGACCATGCTCACCGATGTCAAGACCTTCGGCCTCTTCTTCAGGTGATACACGGACACCGATAGTGACCTTCAAGAGACCGAAGACGATCATCGAGAAGATGAAGGCGAATGCGCCAACGGAGAGTGTGCCGATCAATTGGATTCCGAAACCGGCAGCGTCACTGAAGAGAGCCACTGCAAGTGTGCCGAAGATACCACATACACCGTGAACGGAGATGGCACCGACAGGATCGTCGATCTTGATCTTGTCGAAGAAGATGATCGAGAAGACAACCAGGATACCAGCGATGAGACCTGTGATGATGGCCCAGAATGGCATGATGGAGTCCGCACCCGCTGTGATACCAACAAGGCCAGCTAGGATACCATTGAGACCCATGGAAAGGTCAGGCTTCTTGAGGAATACCCATGAAGTGAAGATCGCACCGAGGCCACCACCAGCGGCGGCAAGCGCAGTTGTGCAGAATACAAGCGATACCAAGTAAGGGTCGGCATTGAGAACCGAACCACCGTTGAATCCGAACCAACCGAGGAAGAGAAGGAAAACACCGATCGTAGCGAGTGGCATGCTGTGACCGAGGATCGGCTTGATGCGACCGTCGACATATTTACCAGCACGTGGTCCGAGGATCAGCGCACAAGCGAGAGCGGCGAAGCCACCGAAACCGTGAACGAGGGAGGAACCTGCAAAGTCGTAGAAACCACGAGCAGACAACCAACCTCCACCCCACTGCCATGAGCCAGTGATGGGGTAAGCGAAAGTCACAAGCAGTGTTGCGAAGATCATGAAAGAAGAAAGCTTAACGCGCTCAGCAACTGCACCCGAAACGATAGTCGCCGCTGTTGCAGCGAACATGGCTTGGAAGATGAAGTCAGTATACCAAGTGTAGTCTGCATACTCGGAAGTCATTAGATCAACCGAAGCAGTGACGTCGAACCATGAACCCATGGCAAACACACCCGCGGAGCCTTCTGCGAACCCAGGATACATCGCATTGAAGCCCCAGAGTGCATAAGAAATAAGACCCATGCTGATGATGAAGACATTCTTAAAGAGAATGTTGACGGTGTTCTTGGATTGGCCGAGTCCCGACTCAACCGTAGCGAAGCCAAGGTGCATGATAAACACCAGAGCGGCAGAGATCAGCAGCCAAAGGTTACTGATCGTAAAGAAGGCGGCACCGGGAGTTTCCATGAAGGCCGCATAGGCCTCGTCAAATGGAATCGCGTCAGCGACAGCTTCGACAGCTTCAGCTGCTTCTGCAACCGGCATGTCCTGTGCGCCGAGCGAGCCGGCCATCAGAAACGCCGAGCTGCCGAGCAACAGAGCGAGAAGGTATTTCTTAATCTTCATTATATGTATTATTTAGTCAGGTTGATTGCTTTGTTCAGGAATTGAAATCGAGATACCCTAAATGGGGAGCATCCCGAGCAGATCGCGGAATCGCGAACAACCAACTTATAGCACTCGACATGCCAAGTTGAAATATGCCTCAATTAATTCATCAAAAAGCAACAAAGAGCAGCCAAAAGTCACCACATATAACTAAATATCATATACTTACGCCCGCTGATAAATATTATCTAAAAATAAAAAAAGGACGCACAAATGCGTCCTTTATAAAAAAAAATTAGTCAAATATTGATCATCCAGGAGGCCAAGCCATCTGCCGACCGCCCAACACATGCAAGTGAAGGTGAGGTACGGTCTCTCCACCATCTTTTCCATTGTTTATAACGATCCGAAAACCACCCGACAAATTCAACTTTTCAGCGACGGATGCAGCCGTCAGCATCAGATGGCCCAAAACCGCCTGATGCTCCTCGCGAGCTTTTGCGATACAGGGCACGACTTGCTTCGGCACGACTAAAAAATGCGTCGGCGCCTGGGGATCGATATCGTGAATGGCAATACACAGATCATCCTCGTGCTCAATTTTAGCAGGAATCTCGCGATCAATAATTCGTTCAAATAGAGTCTTCATATGATTAGGGATTCTCTTTGGTATAAATAGTCACAAACTCGGCCATCAATTCACGCAGCGTCGCTTTAATCGTATCGACTTCGTTCACATCGGAGCGCGCCGTACGACGCAGTTCAAAAGTTGTCGCAACGGTCTTATCCTTATTGCGGTCAATCGTCACATGATCACGCACCTGTAAGATAAGCTCAAACTGCCCGGTAGAGACACGACTGGAGGTATCAATCGACAACACAATCAAAGGCACATTCAGCTCTGGCTTATTCACAATGAAATTGCGCAACTCAATGTTCCCACGACGCAATTGGAGCTCCATAATATCACTCAAATCCAAGCGCTCAGTCGCGGTCACCTCAGTGGCAAAGGAGGTATCAATATTCATATAAAGAAAATTGATGCCCCTTAAGTGAGTGGAATTCTCTACGGCAGACAGAGGCGATTGTAAGCAAACGAGAAGGGGAAGTAAGCAGAATAAGTAACGCATAAAAAACGAATAAACACGACAATGGGCAATGTAAAGCATGCGACAACGCAGGCGCAACAAAGTTCCTGCTAACCTAACGCGGCCTAAAGCACAACCACTTGCAAACGCGACCCACGCGTCGCCCAAGCACAGACCAGCTCATCGATCCAATCTCGCACCCGCTGATACTGCGCCTCGCGCTGCTTAGTCCAATACTTGCCAACGGGGCAAACCGCCTCGCGTAAACCAGTCACCAGCAACAACCCTTCGCGACGCCCCGCTAGTTTTTTCATTTCCACGACGATCGCCTGCCGTATCCACAGCGGGCTAAAATCCTCCAAACGCGGCACATGCCAATGAGCAAAAGCAAAATCGGCTCGGTGCCCGGAGACCCCGAAATGAAGTTTCGCTAATTTATCAACATAATCTCCCAGCGGCACACGTTCGAGATCTTCAGGGTGCTCTTTATACGCAAACTCTAAGGCACGACGCGCATGCTCCGCCCGCTCAGGGTCCGACACACGCCCGAGCAATTCGTTGAGCGTCCGAAGCTGCTCGACTGCAATCAGCTTGGCTTTAGGCATTATCTGTCGAAGCTTTCAGCTCATTGATTTCCTGCGCCAACTCGGCCAAATCCCTAAAATCTTTATAAACGGACGCATAACGAACGTAAGCAATTTGATCCAAATGCTTCAAACGCAGCATAATCTGCTCACCGATAGCGTGAGCCGGGATTTCATGGTCAAATTCTTTCTCCAAAGACGCCAACACATCGGCAATCAACATCTCGATCTGCATCACATCAATGGGCCGTTTTTCTACCGCTTTTTTGAGTCCACCCAACACCTTAACGCGGTCAAAGTCCTCGCGGCGCCCATCACGCTTGACCACTTGCAAATCGGCACGCAGCACCTCTTCAATCGTCGTAAAGCGATACCCACAGTCGAGACACTCACGACGGCGACGAATCGAAGTCTCGTTTTTTCCAGTTCGAGTATCGAGCACTTTTGTCTCAATAGAGGCGCATTTTGGGCAACGCATGATTAGCAATATGAATTCAAAAATCAGCAGAGAGAAGGTCTACTAACAATAATAAGAAAAAGACTACTATATGTAGCCTACTACATTTGCAATCCCTATATTTAGTAGCTAGGCTACAGCTTAAGAAAGTTCTCAAGCATCTTCATCCCCTGCTCCGTGGCGAGCGACTCGGGGTGAAACTGGACCCCCCATACGGGGAGATCTTTGTGAGCCAAGCCCATGATTTCGCCCGCCTCTGTTTCAGCCGTCACCTCCAGGCAATCGGGCAAGCTTTCACGCTCGACCAGCAGCGAATGGTAACGGGTGGCCACCATCGGATTGGGCAACCCCTGGAAAATATCCGTATCGCGGTGCGTGACGGGACTGGTCTTACCATGCATCAAGCGCTCCGCGCGCACCACCTTGCCACCGAAGTGCTGGCCGATACTCTGATGCCCCAGGCAAACCCCGAGCAAAGGCTTCTTGCCCGCAAATGCCTCAATCATCGCCAAGCTAACGCCTGCCTCGTTGGGCGAACAGGGACCGGGCGAGATCATGACACGGTCAGGATTCAGCGCGAGCGCCTCCTCCACCGTGATCGCATTGTTGCGAAAAACCTGCTGCTCCTCACCCAGCTGGCCAAAATATTGCACCAAATTATAGGTAAAAGAGTCAAAATTATCGATTACGAGAAGCATGCCGAAAATCAGAAGCGTGTTCGCCCCGAACTGCAAGCTCACAAGCAAATTGAAATCGAAGCAATTTTGCAGCTACTTGGTCATTTCCGCACGAGCGTTTTCATAGGCACTCAGCGCGCACTGCGAGCAAGCGGTCCGAACGTCGGCGAAGAAGTCGTTGCCCTTGTCATCGACGAGAATGTAGGCCGGAAAGTCCTCCACTTCGATCTTCCAAATGGCTTCCATGCCGAGTTCTGGATATTCCAACACTTCGACATTCTTGATATTGTGCTCCGCCAGCAAGGCAGCGGGCCCACCGATGGAGCCGAGGTAGAAACCGCCAAACTCTTTACACGCATCCGTGACCTGCTGCGAGCGATTGCCCTTGGCCAGCATGATCATGGAGCCGCCCTCCTTTTGGAAGGGATACACGTAGCTATCCATCCGTCCTGCGGTCGTAGGACCGAAGGAGCCGGAAGGCTTGCCAGCGGGCGTCTTGGCGGGCCCCGCATAATAAACGGGGTGGTTCTTCAAATACTCGGGCATGCCCTCGCCCTTATCCAAGCGCTCCTGAATCTTGGCGTGCGCGATGTCGCGGCCCACGATGATGGTGCCACTCAGCGAGAGCGGCGTGGCGACCGGATATTTGGTCAGCTCCGCCAGGATGTCTTTCATCGGACGATTCAGGTCGATGGCGACCGGGTCTTTTGGCTTCGCGATCTCGCCGTCGGCAGGAATGAAACGAGCGGGGTTTTCTTCTAATTGCTCCAGCCACAGGCCATCTTTATCGATGCGCGCCTTGGCATTTCGGTCGGCCGAGCAAGAAACGCCCAAGGCAACCGGACAGGAAGCACCGTGGCGTGGCAGACGAATCACCCGCACGTCCAGAGCAAAGTATTTACCACCAAACTGTGCACCGTAGCCCATTTTGCGGGTGTATTCCAGCAGCTTGGCTTCGAGTTCTGTATCGCGGAAGGCTTGACCGTATTCGTTGCCCTCAGTGGGCAGCTCATCGTAATACTTGGTCGACGCCAGCTTTACCGTCTTCAGGCAAGTCTCAGCCGAAGTGCCTCCAATCACAAATGCGATGTGATACGGTGGGCAGGCAGAGGTGCCCAAGGTGCCCATTTTCTCAATGCAGAATTTTTCCAAATTGGCAGGATTGAGCAGCGCCTTGGTTTCCTGATAGAAAAAGGTCTTGTTGGCGGAGCCTCCACCCTTGGCGACAAAAAGAAAGTCGTAACTGTCGCCATCCGTTGCCAGCAGGTCGATCTGAGCCGGCAAATTACAGCCCGTATTCTTTTCCTCATACATGGAAAGCGGCGCCATCTGCGAATAGCGCAGGTTCTCCTGGGTGTAGGTATTATAGACGCCCTGCGAAAGCGCTGCTTCGTCACCGCCGCCGGTCCAAACGCGCTGGCCCTTCTTACCCAAAATGATAGCGGTGCCGGTATCCTGACAGAAAGGTAGCACGCCGTGCGCAGACACCTCGGCGTTACGCAACATGGTGAGCGCAATGGTGCGGTCGTTTTCTGTGGCTTCTGGGTCATCGAGAATGGCCGCCACCTTCTCCAAGTGCTCCGTGCGCAACTTGAAGGAGATATCCTTCATCGCAGCTTCTGCGATGTAAGTCAGCGCCTTGGGATCGACCTTCAGCATTGATTCCCCAGCGAAATCAACCGTTTCGACAAACTCGTTGGTCAGTAGACGATACTGCGTCTTATCTTTTCCAAGTGGAAATTGCTTTTGGTAATGAAACTCAGGTGCGGGCTTAGCCATAGTTATACTTTCTAATTTAGTTCAACTTTAGAATTAGTAGCGCTACTCAAAGGATTGGCAAGTGCGAACCCTCTAAAAAATCGTATAGCACATGCAGCCTTCCTGCCCAGAAAATTTACGCCAATCGCAACTCTAGCTTTTGCTTTAAGTGGCGCCACTCTGGAAGCAGTGCAGCCAGCAATTGATAAAAATCGGCACTGTGATCATGATGCTTCAAGTGACAGAGCTCATGGATCATAACGTAGTCGATGCACTCTTTCGACGCTTTGACCAATTCGACATTCAGGGTCAGCGTGCCGTTTTCAGATAAACTACCCCAGCGCTTCTCCATGCGCTGAATGACAATGCTTGGTTTGTGATACCCATAACGCGCGATCTTAGGCCAACAGCGTTCTAAGCTCTGCGCAAATTGCTCGGCCGCTTTTTGTGCATACCATTGCTCCATTAAACGCTTGGTCATATGCGGCGCCACTTTTTGCCAACAGCTCACCTCAAAGACTCCATGCTTTAAACGCACTTTGTTTGCATCTCCAACACTGACCTTGAGCTGATATTGCTTACCGAGATACAAATGCGTTTCACCGCTGATGTAGTGGCGCTGCGGCGTGCGGGGATTGAATTGCTTGAAATAATCTTGTTGATTCACGATCCAACGCGCGCGCTTGCGTAACTTAGCTTCAATCGCACCAACATCGGTGCCTGCGGGGGCTTTCACCACCACGGAAGCATCGGGATGCACCGCAATCTCCAAGGTTTTGCGATCTACGGTTGAACAGGTGTAATCAATCACCCGTTGACCATAGAGGATGCTCCCCTCCATCATTTCTGCTGTAGATTGCATCGGTTTAGCCTCGGGAACGTGCCACTTGCATAACTTTTTCGATCATGGCATCCATTTGATCCAACGACAGTTCCAGGCCTCGCTTCGCTCTGAGTTCATCGAAGCAGTAATCATCAATCGCATCGATCACCGCCTTCTGCGCATCACTGTCGTCCCAAAAGTTCACCTTAAAGTGCTGCTGTAAAATAGCATCCACCGCCAACGCGGTATCCGCCGCAATGCTTTCTAATGCCTCGGCTGCCATCGCGTGCTCGACAAAGAAAGGCTTCACCACCCCAAAGTAAGCCTGCGCGTCTTCGTTGCCCTTCAATACCGACGGCACATCGTCATGCACCTTGCCGACGACTTTATTGCGAATGTCCACCACGCGATTCAGGTACTCCAAATCCGACAAACGCTTCGCCCGAAAGTCTTCGATGGCGCGCTGGATCAAAATAGAAAATTTCTCATAGAAGGCCGGATCTTCATCCATCTTCTCCGTGATCACCTTCTTAGTGGCATGCGCGATGGTGTCGGCCTTGGCCGCGGTGCGTGGCTGCTTGCCGTAAACACCTTGCTCTTCTTTAACCTCGTTAAAGGTTTCGTCGTCAAAGATGTTCACCGGCTCGTTGAGCTGAATCACTTCGTTCGCCTGAATATGGGTATCCAGCAGCTTCTTGATCTTCGGCTCGTAGTCGCGGTAATCGATGGCTTCGGCGTAGCGCAACTTGACCGAGGCTTTCAACTTTTGAAATTGCTTCAGGTCCTGCTTATAGCGCGCCAGCAGCGCTTCATCGGTTTCGAACAGAAACTTCTCCGAGGACAGCGCGATCGAGAAGGTCTTGGCGTATTCGGACAATCGGGTATAAAACTCGTCGCGGATCGACTCGTCGGCCAGCAACTGCTCGTAAGCTTCCGAGTCATTGGAGTGCTTCACCGTTTTGAACAATGCCCACAGATCCGAGTAGCGTTGCGGCAACTTGGCCACTTCCGCGTGAATCGACAATAAGGTGCCTTCGATATCCGCCTCATCGAAGCCTTCAAAGGCGCTATACATCGTCAGCGCTTCGTCCAACTCTCCTAGCACGTTGGCGTAGTCGACGATATAGCCAAATGGCTTATCTTCGTATAATCGATTCACCCGCGCGATGGCTTGCAGCAGCGTATGCTCACGCAGTACGCGGCAGAGATACAGGACGGTGTTGCGCGGCGCATCAAAGCCAGTCAGCAGCTTATCCACCACAATCAGGATTTCCGGCTCCTGACCGTGTTTGAACTGATTGATCAACTGCTTGGTGTATTCCTCCTCGCTGCCATAGCGCGCCATCATCTTTTTCCAGAAGCGCACCACCTCGTCGCTCGGCTCGTCATCGGTCTCTTCGTAGCCCTCGCGGCTATCAGGGGGCGAAATCACCACTTCGGCCCGCACCATCCCAATGTCGTCGAGATATTCCTGATATTTCAACGCCGAGACTTTGTTGGGCGCGACCAACTGCGCCTTAAATCCTGTCCCTTGCCAGGTCTCGCGGTAGTGCTCGCTGATATCAAAGGCCTGCATGTAGATCACTTGATCCGACTTACTCAGCATTTCCGCGCGCGCATATTTTCGTTTCAAGTCGGCTTGCTGCTCTTTGGTCAACCCTTGGGTGTGACGCTCAAACCAGAGATCAACCGCCGCCTGATTCTGCGTCATCTCGACATAGCGCCCTTCATAGAGTAGCGGCACCACAGCCCCATCTTCCACTGCCTGCGAAATCGAATAATGCGGGTCAATCAAATCACCAAACTTGGCGAAATTGTTTTTCTCTTTCTTAAGCAAGGGCGTGCCGGTAAAGCCGAGGTAGCAGGCACGCGGAAACATCTGCCGCATCCGTGCCGAGAACGAGCCAAACTGGGTGCGATGACTTTCATCCACCAATACAAAGATGTTCGGCGAGTCGTCGCTGTATTTGCTGCCCACCTTGTCGAACTTATGGATCAGCGTGGTGATGATGCCCGACTGCTTTTCCGCCACCAATTCCAACAAGTTACGCCCTGAAGTCGCACGGCAGGCTTCCAAGCCACAGGCGGCAAAGGTGTTGCTCAACTGTTTGTCCAAATCATCACGATCCGTCACCAGCACGATGCGGGGATTCAATACTTCCGGATCGAGTGCTAGATTACGCGCCAGCAGCACCATCGTCAACGACTTGCCGGAACCTTGCGTGTGCCAGATCACGCCGCCACGACGCGCGCCCTCAGTATCGTAATTCCGAATACGCTGCAGTGTGGATTGAATGACAAAATATTGCTGATAACGGGCGATCTTTTTGATCCCGCCATCGAATACCGTATATTTCCAAGCCAGCTCTAACAAACGCTGCGGACGACACAGCGCAAACAGCGACTTATCCTGCTCCGTGGCAAGGCGTTCGCCTTGAGTGCTGAGTGCTGAATGATCAGGGCTGAGTGACTGAAAATTCACTGCTTGAGACAACGACTGCTCGACCAGCGTTTCCAACTCGGTCAGTGCGGCCCCGCTCTGATCCAAGGCAGGCTCTTTCCAGACGCCCCAGAACTTCAGCGCCGTGCCAGTAGTCGCATACAAGGCCTGATTTTTATTCACCGACAGTAGCAATTGCGTATAGGTAAACAGCTTCGGGATATAATCCTCGTTTTGATTGCGAACTGATTGCTCCGCCCCGAGCTTCACTTCGATCCCCGGAGCCTTGCACTCGATCACGGCAAAAGGAATACCGTTCACAAACAGCACGATGTCTGGCCGCGCGGTCTCATTGCTACGTGTGCGCTCGACCGCGTATTCCACTGTGACATGAAAACTGTTTCGTTCCCAATTGCGCCAATCGATGTAATTCAGATTAAAGCTTTTAACGTCGCCCTCGATCGATTGCTCCAAAGCCGTTCCGAGAGTGATGAGATCGTAAATCGCCTCATTCGTTTTCAACAAACCATCGTATTTGACGTGCTTGATCCGCTCGATTCCCGATTGCACGTTTTCCTCGCTAAAGAGATACTCCCCGCCTTTGTAGCGGATACGATTAATCGTTTTGAGCTGCTCACGTAGCACATTCTCCAACAGCACGTTTGAGCGCCGCCCGCCACGTTCCCGCAAAGCCGCCTCCGGCGAAAGATAAGT
The nucleotide sequence above comes from Coraliomargarita algicola. Encoded proteins:
- a CDS encoding type I restriction endonuclease subunit R; amino-acid sequence: MTDFNTDEKLASQLPAVQLLVAMGYTYLSPEAALRERGGRRSNVLLENVLREQLKTINRIRYKGGEYLFSEENVQSGIERIKHVKYDGLLKTNEAIYDLITLGTALEQSIEGDVKSFNLNYIDWRNWERNSFHVTVEYAVERTRSNETARPDIVLFVNGIPFAVIECKAPGIEVKLGAEQSVRNQNEDYIPKLFTYTQLLLSVNKNQALYATTGTALKFWGVWKEPALDQSGAALTELETLVEQSLSQAVNFQSLSPDHSALSTQGERLATEQDKSLFALCRPQRLLELAWKYTVFDGGIKKIARYQQYFVIQSTLQRIRNYDTEGARRGGVIWHTQGSGKSLTMVLLARNLALDPEVLNPRIVLVTDRDDLDKQLSNTFAACGLEACRATSGRNLLELVAEKQSGIITTLIHKFDKVGSKYSDDSPNIFVLVDESHRTQFGSFSARMRQMFPRACYLGFTGTPLLKKEKNNFAKFGDLIDPHYSISQAVEDGAVVPLLYEGRYVEMTQNQAAVDLWFERHTQGLTKEQQADLKRKYARAEMLSKSDQVIYMQAFDISEHYRETWQGTGFKAQLVAPNKVSALKYQEYLDDIGMVRAEVVISPPDSREGYEETDDEPSDEVVRFWKKMMARYGSEEEYTKQLINQFKHGQEPEILIVVDKLLTGFDAPRNTVLYLCRVLREHTLLQAIARVNRLYEDKPFGYIVDYANVLGELDEALTMYSAFEGFDEADIEGTLLSIHAEVAKLPQRYSDLWALFKTVKHSNDSEAYEQLLADESIRDEFYTRLSEYAKTFSIALSSEKFLFETDEALLARYKQDLKQFQKLKASVKLRYAEAIDYRDYEPKIKKLLDTHIQANEVIQLNEPVNIFDDETFNEVKEEQGVYGKQPRTAAKADTIAHATKKVITEKMDEDPAFYEKFSILIQRAIEDFRAKRLSDLEYLNRVVDIRNKVVGKVHDDVPSVLKGNEDAQAYFGVVKPFFVEHAMAAEALESIAADTALAVDAILQQHFKVNFWDDSDAQKAVIDAIDDYCFDELRAKRGLELSLDQMDAMIEKVMQVARSRG